The Streptomyces sp. NBC_01275 genome has a segment encoding these proteins:
- a CDS encoding NAD(P)-dependent oxidoreductase, translated as MDDTAVGDGDSGGGNSGGGNSGGGGGGNSGGGGDGGLGPVVLTGATGFIGSHTLRALRDRNGRGGADRAVRVRALVRRIPEGAGSGPVEWVRGDLADPAAVRGLCEGARAVVHLASYIGAEERLGEAVNVDGARALMAEATRAGVRRVVHLSTAAVYGAGPHRGVEVDEMPAEPVSVVSRTRLAGEAYARRAGAVVLRPGIVLGAGDRWVVPALRELVERVPAEWDGGRALLTVMDVGDLARLIAAVAVGPRRVPPGVYHAGHPDPVRIGDLLAELAAHGVLPPRPDADWPLPVCLERLRATPGRASERQFSLAAQDHWYLADELWKRTGLSPGPGPLSRLAGTAGWYRDRLDR; from the coding sequence GTGGACGACACGGCGGTCGGCGACGGCGACAGCGGTGGTGGCAACAGCGGTGGTGGCAACAGTGGCGGTGGCGGTGGTGGCAACAGTGGCGGTGGTGGCGACGGCGGACTCGGCCCGGTGGTGCTGACGGGCGCCACCGGTTTCATCGGGTCGCACACGCTGCGCGCGTTACGGGACCGGAACGGGCGGGGCGGCGCCGACCGGGCCGTGCGGGTGCGCGCGCTGGTGCGCCGGATACCCGAGGGAGCGGGCAGCGGCCCTGTCGAGTGGGTGCGCGGCGACCTGGCGGATCCGGCCGCGGTGCGCGGGCTGTGCGAGGGGGCACGGGCGGTCGTCCACCTCGCCTCGTACATCGGCGCGGAGGAGCGGCTGGGCGAGGCGGTCAACGTCGACGGCGCCCGTGCGCTGATGGCGGAGGCGACGCGGGCCGGGGTCCGCCGGGTGGTGCACCTGTCTACGGCGGCGGTCTACGGCGCCGGGCCGCACCGGGGCGTCGAGGTGGACGAGATGCCGGCCGAGCCGGTGTCCGTCGTGAGCCGGACCCGGTTGGCGGGGGAGGCGTACGCGCGCCGGGCGGGGGCCGTCGTGCTCCGGCCGGGGATCGTGCTCGGGGCCGGGGACCGGTGGGTCGTCCCGGCGCTGCGGGAGCTGGTCGAGCGGGTGCCGGCGGAGTGGGACGGTGGGCGCGCGCTGCTGACCGTGATGGACGTCGGCGATCTGGCCCGTCTGATCGCCGCCGTCGCCGTCGGCCCGCGTCGGGTGCCGCCCGGCGTCTACCACGCGGGCCATCCGGACCCCGTGCGCATCGGCGACCTGCTGGCCGAACTTGCAGCCCACGGTGTGCTGCCGCCGCGCCCGGACGCCGACTGGCCGCTGCCGGTCTGCCTGGAGCGGCTGCGGGCCACGCCGGGGCGGGCGTCCGAGCGCCAGTTCTCGCTGGCCGCCCAGGACCACTGGTATCTCGCCGACGAACTGTGGAAGCGGACGGGACTGTCGCCGGGCCCGGGCCCGCTGAGCCGCCTCGCGGGGACGGCCGGGTGGTACCGCGACCGGCTGGATCGGTAG